One Symphalangus syndactylus isolate Jambi chromosome 20, NHGRI_mSymSyn1-v2.1_pri, whole genome shotgun sequence DNA segment encodes these proteins:
- the SRR gene encoding serine racemase isoform X6 translates to MPKVKPVQENLPELRRKRTMCAQYCISFADVEKAHINIRDSIHLTPVLTSSILNQLTGRNLFFKCELFQKTGSFKIRGALNAVRSLVPDALERKPKAVVTHSSGNHGQALTYAAKLEGIPAYIVVPQTAPDCKKLAIQAYGASIVYCEPSDESRENVAKRVTEETEGIMVHPNQEPAVIAGQGTIALEVLNQVPLVDALVVPVGGGGMVAGIAITIKALKPSVKVYAAEPSNADDCYQSKLKGKLMPNLYPPETIADGVKSSIGLNTWPIIRDLVDDIFTVTEDEIKRATQLVWERMKLLIEPTAGVGVAAVLSQHFQTVSPEVKNICIVLSGGNVDLTSCITWVKQAERPASYQSVSV, encoded by the exons ATGCCAAAAGTTAAACCAGTTCAAGAAAATTTACCAGAACTCAGAAGGAAAAG AACCATGTGTGCTCAGTACTGCATCTCCTTTGCTGATGTTGAAAAAGCTCATATCAACATTCGAGATTCTATCCACCTCACACCAGTGCTAACAAGCTCCATTTTGAATCAACTAACAGGGCGCAATCTTTTCTTCAAATGTgaactcttccagaaaacaggATCTTTTAAG ATTCGTGGTGCTCTCAATGCCGTCAGAAGCTTGGTTCCTGATGCTTTAGAAAGGAAGCCGAAAGCTGTTGTTACTCACAGCAGTGGAAACCATGGCCAGGCTCTCACCTATGCTGCCAAATTGGAAG GAATTCCTGCTTATATTGTGGTGCCCCAGACAGCTCCAGACTGTAAAAAACTTGCAATACAAGCCTACGGAGCGTCAATTGTATACTGTGAACCTAGTGATGAG TCCAGAGAAAATGTTGCAAAAAGAGTTACAGAAGAAACAGAAGGCATCATGGTACATCCCAACCAGGAGCCTGCAGTGATAGCTGGACAAGGGACAATTGCCCTGGAAGTGCTGAACCAG GTTCCTTTGGTGGATGCACTGGTGGTACCTGTAGGTGGAGGAGGAATGGTTGCTGGAATAGCAATTACAATTAAG GCTCTGAAACCTAGTGTGAAGGTATATGCTGCTGAACCCTCGAATGCAGATGATTGCTACCAGTCCAAGCTGAAGGGGAAACTGATGCCCAATCTTTATCCTCCAGAAACCATAGCAGATGGTGTCAAATCCAGCATTGGCTTGAACACCTGGCCTATTATCAGGGACCTTGTGGATGATATCTTCACTGTCACCGAGGATGAAATTAAG CGTGCAACCCAGCTGGTGTGGGAGAGGATGAAACTACTCATTGAACCTACAGCTGGTGTTGGTGTGGCTGCTGTGCTGTCTCAACATTTTCAAACTGTTTCCCCAGAAGTGAAGAACATTTGTATTGTGCTCAGTGGTGGAAATGTAGACTTAACCTCCTGCATAACTTGGGTGAAGCAGGCTGAAAGGCCAGCTTCTTATCAGTCTGTTTCTGTTtaa
- the SRR gene encoding serine racemase isoform X3: protein MPKVKPVQENLPELRRKRTMCAQYCISFADVEKAHINIRDSIHLTPVLTSSILNQLTGRNLFFKCELFQKTGSFKIRGALNAVRSLVPDALERKPKAVVTHSSGNHGQALTYAAKLEGIPAYIVVPQTAPDCKKLAIQAYGASIVYCEPSDESRENVAKRVTEETEGIMVHPNQEPAVIAGQGTIALEVLNQVPLVDALVVPVGGGGMVAGIAITIKALKPSVKVYAAEPSNADDCYQSKLKGKLMPNLYPPETIADGVKSSIGLNTWPIIRDLVDDIFTVTEDEIKVNQLDSPFTNSYSLPYQQRATQLVWERMKLLIEPTAGVGVAAVLSQHFQTVSPEVKNICIVLSGGNVDLTSCITWVKQAERPASYQSVSV, encoded by the exons ATGCCAAAAGTTAAACCAGTTCAAGAAAATTTACCAGAACTCAGAAGGAAAAG AACCATGTGTGCTCAGTACTGCATCTCCTTTGCTGATGTTGAAAAAGCTCATATCAACATTCGAGATTCTATCCACCTCACACCAGTGCTAACAAGCTCCATTTTGAATCAACTAACAGGGCGCAATCTTTTCTTCAAATGTgaactcttccagaaaacaggATCTTTTAAG ATTCGTGGTGCTCTCAATGCCGTCAGAAGCTTGGTTCCTGATGCTTTAGAAAGGAAGCCGAAAGCTGTTGTTACTCACAGCAGTGGAAACCATGGCCAGGCTCTCACCTATGCTGCCAAATTGGAAG GAATTCCTGCTTATATTGTGGTGCCCCAGACAGCTCCAGACTGTAAAAAACTTGCAATACAAGCCTACGGAGCGTCAATTGTATACTGTGAACCTAGTGATGAG TCCAGAGAAAATGTTGCAAAAAGAGTTACAGAAGAAACAGAAGGCATCATGGTACATCCCAACCAGGAGCCTGCAGTGATAGCTGGACAAGGGACAATTGCCCTGGAAGTGCTGAACCAG GTTCCTTTGGTGGATGCACTGGTGGTACCTGTAGGTGGAGGAGGAATGGTTGCTGGAATAGCAATTACAATTAAG GCTCTGAAACCTAGTGTGAAGGTATATGCTGCTGAACCCTCGAATGCAGATGATTGCTACCAGTCCAAGCTGAAGGGGAAACTGATGCCCAATCTTTATCCTCCAGAAACCATAGCAGATGGTGTCAAATCCAGCATTGGCTTGAACACCTGGCCTATTATCAGGGACCTTGTGGATGATATCTTCACTGTCACCGAGGATGAAATTAAG GTAAACCAACTAGACTCTCCTTTCACTAATTCCTACTCCCTTCCGTATCAACAGCGTGCAACCCAGCTGGTGTGGGAGAGGATGAAACTACTCATTGAACCTACAGCTGGTGTTGGTGTGGCTGCTGTGCTGTCTCAACATTTTCAAACTGTTTCCCCAGAAGTGAAGAACATTTGTATTGTGCTCAGTGGTGGAAATGTAGACTTAACCTCCTGCATAACTTGGGTGAAGCAGGCTGAAAGGCCAGCTTCTTATCAGTCTGTTTCTGTTtaa
- the SRR gene encoding serine racemase isoform X1 encodes MCQLVPYGTNLPALKKKPTCRKQQRTMCAQYCISFADVEKAHINIRDSIHLTPVLTSSILNQLTGRNLFFKCELFQKTGSFKIRGALNAVRSLVPDALERKPKAVVTHSSGNHGQALTYAAKLEGIPAYIVVPQTAPDCKKLAIQAYGASIVYCEPSDESRENVAKRVTEETEGIMVHPNQEPAVIAGQGTIALEVLNQVPLVDALVVPVGGGGMVAGIAITIKALKPSVKVYAAEPSNADDCYQSKLKGKLMPNLYPPETIADGVKSSIGLNTWPIIRDLVDDIFTVTEDEIKVNQLDSPFTNSYSLPYQQRATQLVWERMKLLIEPTAGVGVAAVLSQHFQTVSPEVKNICIVLSGGNVDLTSCITWVKQAERPASYQSVSV; translated from the exons ATGTGTCAGTTGGTTCCATATGGAACCAACTTGCCTGCATTGAAAAAGAAGCCGACGTGCAGAAAGCAGCAGAG AACCATGTGTGCTCAGTACTGCATCTCCTTTGCTGATGTTGAAAAAGCTCATATCAACATTCGAGATTCTATCCACCTCACACCAGTGCTAACAAGCTCCATTTTGAATCAACTAACAGGGCGCAATCTTTTCTTCAAATGTgaactcttccagaaaacaggATCTTTTAAG ATTCGTGGTGCTCTCAATGCCGTCAGAAGCTTGGTTCCTGATGCTTTAGAAAGGAAGCCGAAAGCTGTTGTTACTCACAGCAGTGGAAACCATGGCCAGGCTCTCACCTATGCTGCCAAATTGGAAG GAATTCCTGCTTATATTGTGGTGCCCCAGACAGCTCCAGACTGTAAAAAACTTGCAATACAAGCCTACGGAGCGTCAATTGTATACTGTGAACCTAGTGATGAG TCCAGAGAAAATGTTGCAAAAAGAGTTACAGAAGAAACAGAAGGCATCATGGTACATCCCAACCAGGAGCCTGCAGTGATAGCTGGACAAGGGACAATTGCCCTGGAAGTGCTGAACCAG GTTCCTTTGGTGGATGCACTGGTGGTACCTGTAGGTGGAGGAGGAATGGTTGCTGGAATAGCAATTACAATTAAG GCTCTGAAACCTAGTGTGAAGGTATATGCTGCTGAACCCTCGAATGCAGATGATTGCTACCAGTCCAAGCTGAAGGGGAAACTGATGCCCAATCTTTATCCTCCAGAAACCATAGCAGATGGTGTCAAATCCAGCATTGGCTTGAACACCTGGCCTATTATCAGGGACCTTGTGGATGATATCTTCACTGTCACCGAGGATGAAATTAAG GTAAACCAACTAGACTCTCCTTTCACTAATTCCTACTCCCTTCCGTATCAACAGCGTGCAACCCAGCTGGTGTGGGAGAGGATGAAACTACTCATTGAACCTACAGCTGGTGTTGGTGTGGCTGCTGTGCTGTCTCAACATTTTCAAACTGTTTCCCCAGAAGTGAAGAACATTTGTATTGTGCTCAGTGGTGGAAATGTAGACTTAACCTCCTGCATAACTTGGGTGAAGCAGGCTGAAAGGCCAGCTTCTTATCAGTCTGTTTCTGTTtaa
- the SRR gene encoding serine racemase isoform X4, with product MCQLVPYGTNLPALKKKPTCRKQQRTMCAQYCISFADVEKAHINIRDSIHLTPVLTSSILNQLTGRNLFFKCELFQKTGSFKIRGALNAVRSLVPDALERKPKAVVTHSSGNHGQALTYAAKLEGIPAYIVVPQTAPDCKKLAIQAYGASIVYCEPSDESRENVAKRVTEETEGIMVHPNQEPAVIAGQGTIALEVLNQVPLVDALVVPVGGGGMVAGIAITIKALKPSVKVYAAEPSNADDCYQSKLKGKLMPNLYPPETIADGVKSSIGLNTWPIIRDLVDDIFTVTEDEIKRATQLVWERMKLLIEPTAGVGVAAVLSQHFQTVSPEVKNICIVLSGGNVDLTSCITWVKQAERPASYQSVSV from the exons ATGTGTCAGTTGGTTCCATATGGAACCAACTTGCCTGCATTGAAAAAGAAGCCGACGTGCAGAAAGCAGCAGAG AACCATGTGTGCTCAGTACTGCATCTCCTTTGCTGATGTTGAAAAAGCTCATATCAACATTCGAGATTCTATCCACCTCACACCAGTGCTAACAAGCTCCATTTTGAATCAACTAACAGGGCGCAATCTTTTCTTCAAATGTgaactcttccagaaaacaggATCTTTTAAG ATTCGTGGTGCTCTCAATGCCGTCAGAAGCTTGGTTCCTGATGCTTTAGAAAGGAAGCCGAAAGCTGTTGTTACTCACAGCAGTGGAAACCATGGCCAGGCTCTCACCTATGCTGCCAAATTGGAAG GAATTCCTGCTTATATTGTGGTGCCCCAGACAGCTCCAGACTGTAAAAAACTTGCAATACAAGCCTACGGAGCGTCAATTGTATACTGTGAACCTAGTGATGAG TCCAGAGAAAATGTTGCAAAAAGAGTTACAGAAGAAACAGAAGGCATCATGGTACATCCCAACCAGGAGCCTGCAGTGATAGCTGGACAAGGGACAATTGCCCTGGAAGTGCTGAACCAG GTTCCTTTGGTGGATGCACTGGTGGTACCTGTAGGTGGAGGAGGAATGGTTGCTGGAATAGCAATTACAATTAAG GCTCTGAAACCTAGTGTGAAGGTATATGCTGCTGAACCCTCGAATGCAGATGATTGCTACCAGTCCAAGCTGAAGGGGAAACTGATGCCCAATCTTTATCCTCCAGAAACCATAGCAGATGGTGTCAAATCCAGCATTGGCTTGAACACCTGGCCTATTATCAGGGACCTTGTGGATGATATCTTCACTGTCACCGAGGATGAAATTAAG CGTGCAACCCAGCTGGTGTGGGAGAGGATGAAACTACTCATTGAACCTACAGCTGGTGTTGGTGTGGCTGCTGTGCTGTCTCAACATTTTCAAACTGTTTCCCCAGAAGTGAAGAACATTTGTATTGTGCTCAGTGGTGGAAATGTAGACTTAACCTCCTGCATAACTTGGGTGAAGCAGGCTGAAAGGCCAGCTTCTTATCAGTCTGTTTCTGTTtaa
- the SRR gene encoding serine racemase isoform X11, which yields MCQLVPYGTNLPALKKKPTCRKQQRTMCAQYCISFADVEKAHINIRDSIHLTPVLTSSILNQLTGRNLFFKCELFQKTGSFKIRGALNAVRSLVPDALERKPKAVVTHSSGNHGQALTYAAKLEGIPAYIVVPQTAPDCKKLAIQAYGASIVYCEPSDESRENVAKRVTEETEGIMVHPNQEPAVIAGQGTIALEVLNQVPLVDALVVPVGGGGMVAGIAITIKALKPSVKVYAAEPSNADDCYQSKLKGKLMPNLYPPETIADGVKSSIGLNTWPIIRDLVDDIFTVTEDEIKRPGMVAHPYKSQHFGRPRHVDHLRSRV from the exons ATGTGTCAGTTGGTTCCATATGGAACCAACTTGCCTGCATTGAAAAAGAAGCCGACGTGCAGAAAGCAGCAGAG AACCATGTGTGCTCAGTACTGCATCTCCTTTGCTGATGTTGAAAAAGCTCATATCAACATTCGAGATTCTATCCACCTCACACCAGTGCTAACAAGCTCCATTTTGAATCAACTAACAGGGCGCAATCTTTTCTTCAAATGTgaactcttccagaaaacaggATCTTTTAAG ATTCGTGGTGCTCTCAATGCCGTCAGAAGCTTGGTTCCTGATGCTTTAGAAAGGAAGCCGAAAGCTGTTGTTACTCACAGCAGTGGAAACCATGGCCAGGCTCTCACCTATGCTGCCAAATTGGAAG GAATTCCTGCTTATATTGTGGTGCCCCAGACAGCTCCAGACTGTAAAAAACTTGCAATACAAGCCTACGGAGCGTCAATTGTATACTGTGAACCTAGTGATGAG TCCAGAGAAAATGTTGCAAAAAGAGTTACAGAAGAAACAGAAGGCATCATGGTACATCCCAACCAGGAGCCTGCAGTGATAGCTGGACAAGGGACAATTGCCCTGGAAGTGCTGAACCAG GTTCCTTTGGTGGATGCACTGGTGGTACCTGTAGGTGGAGGAGGAATGGTTGCTGGAATAGCAATTACAATTAAG GCTCTGAAACCTAGTGTGAAGGTATATGCTGCTGAACCCTCGAATGCAGATGATTGCTACCAGTCCAAGCTGAAGGGGAAACTGATGCCCAATCTTTATCCTCCAGAAACCATAGCAGATGGTGTCAAATCCAGCATTGGCTTGAACACCTGGCCTATTATCAGGGACCTTGTGGATGATATCTTCACTGTCACCGAGGATGAAATTAAG
- the SRR gene encoding serine racemase isoform X5, which produces MVSSVLHGFHELVNLNTSTLCLLRTMCAQYCISFADVEKAHINIRDSIHLTPVLTSSILNQLTGRNLFFKCELFQKTGSFKIRGALNAVRSLVPDALERKPKAVVTHSSGNHGQALTYAAKLEGIPAYIVVPQTAPDCKKLAIQAYGASIVYCEPSDESRENVAKRVTEETEGIMVHPNQEPAVIAGQGTIALEVLNQVPLVDALVVPVGGGGMVAGIAITIKALKPSVKVYAAEPSNADDCYQSKLKGKLMPNLYPPETIADGVKSSIGLNTWPIIRDLVDDIFTVTEDEIKRATQLVWERMKLLIEPTAGVGVAAVLSQHFQTVSPEVKNICIVLSGGNVDLTSCITWVKQAERPASYQSVSV; this is translated from the exons ATGGTTTCTTCAGTTCTTCATGGATTCCATGAGCTAGTAAATCTCAACACCTCCACCTTGTGCCTACTAAG AACCATGTGTGCTCAGTACTGCATCTCCTTTGCTGATGTTGAAAAAGCTCATATCAACATTCGAGATTCTATCCACCTCACACCAGTGCTAACAAGCTCCATTTTGAATCAACTAACAGGGCGCAATCTTTTCTTCAAATGTgaactcttccagaaaacaggATCTTTTAAG ATTCGTGGTGCTCTCAATGCCGTCAGAAGCTTGGTTCCTGATGCTTTAGAAAGGAAGCCGAAAGCTGTTGTTACTCACAGCAGTGGAAACCATGGCCAGGCTCTCACCTATGCTGCCAAATTGGAAG GAATTCCTGCTTATATTGTGGTGCCCCAGACAGCTCCAGACTGTAAAAAACTTGCAATACAAGCCTACGGAGCGTCAATTGTATACTGTGAACCTAGTGATGAG TCCAGAGAAAATGTTGCAAAAAGAGTTACAGAAGAAACAGAAGGCATCATGGTACATCCCAACCAGGAGCCTGCAGTGATAGCTGGACAAGGGACAATTGCCCTGGAAGTGCTGAACCAG GTTCCTTTGGTGGATGCACTGGTGGTACCTGTAGGTGGAGGAGGAATGGTTGCTGGAATAGCAATTACAATTAAG GCTCTGAAACCTAGTGTGAAGGTATATGCTGCTGAACCCTCGAATGCAGATGATTGCTACCAGTCCAAGCTGAAGGGGAAACTGATGCCCAATCTTTATCCTCCAGAAACCATAGCAGATGGTGTCAAATCCAGCATTGGCTTGAACACCTGGCCTATTATCAGGGACCTTGTGGATGATATCTTCACTGTCACCGAGGATGAAATTAAG CGTGCAACCCAGCTGGTGTGGGAGAGGATGAAACTACTCATTGAACCTACAGCTGGTGTTGGTGTGGCTGCTGTGCTGTCTCAACATTTTCAAACTGTTTCCCCAGAAGTGAAGAACATTTGTATTGTGCTCAGTGGTGGAAATGTAGACTTAACCTCCTGCATAACTTGGGTGAAGCAGGCTGAAAGGCCAGCTTCTTATCAGTCTGTTTCTGTTtaa
- the SRR gene encoding serine racemase isoform X2, with amino-acid sequence MVSSVLHGFHELVNLNTSTLCLLRTMCAQYCISFADVEKAHINIRDSIHLTPVLTSSILNQLTGRNLFFKCELFQKTGSFKIRGALNAVRSLVPDALERKPKAVVTHSSGNHGQALTYAAKLEGIPAYIVVPQTAPDCKKLAIQAYGASIVYCEPSDESRENVAKRVTEETEGIMVHPNQEPAVIAGQGTIALEVLNQVPLVDALVVPVGGGGMVAGIAITIKALKPSVKVYAAEPSNADDCYQSKLKGKLMPNLYPPETIADGVKSSIGLNTWPIIRDLVDDIFTVTEDEIKVNQLDSPFTNSYSLPYQQRATQLVWERMKLLIEPTAGVGVAAVLSQHFQTVSPEVKNICIVLSGGNVDLTSCITWVKQAERPASYQSVSV; translated from the exons ATGGTTTCTTCAGTTCTTCATGGATTCCATGAGCTAGTAAATCTCAACACCTCCACCTTGTGCCTACTAAG AACCATGTGTGCTCAGTACTGCATCTCCTTTGCTGATGTTGAAAAAGCTCATATCAACATTCGAGATTCTATCCACCTCACACCAGTGCTAACAAGCTCCATTTTGAATCAACTAACAGGGCGCAATCTTTTCTTCAAATGTgaactcttccagaaaacaggATCTTTTAAG ATTCGTGGTGCTCTCAATGCCGTCAGAAGCTTGGTTCCTGATGCTTTAGAAAGGAAGCCGAAAGCTGTTGTTACTCACAGCAGTGGAAACCATGGCCAGGCTCTCACCTATGCTGCCAAATTGGAAG GAATTCCTGCTTATATTGTGGTGCCCCAGACAGCTCCAGACTGTAAAAAACTTGCAATACAAGCCTACGGAGCGTCAATTGTATACTGTGAACCTAGTGATGAG TCCAGAGAAAATGTTGCAAAAAGAGTTACAGAAGAAACAGAAGGCATCATGGTACATCCCAACCAGGAGCCTGCAGTGATAGCTGGACAAGGGACAATTGCCCTGGAAGTGCTGAACCAG GTTCCTTTGGTGGATGCACTGGTGGTACCTGTAGGTGGAGGAGGAATGGTTGCTGGAATAGCAATTACAATTAAG GCTCTGAAACCTAGTGTGAAGGTATATGCTGCTGAACCCTCGAATGCAGATGATTGCTACCAGTCCAAGCTGAAGGGGAAACTGATGCCCAATCTTTATCCTCCAGAAACCATAGCAGATGGTGTCAAATCCAGCATTGGCTTGAACACCTGGCCTATTATCAGGGACCTTGTGGATGATATCTTCACTGTCACCGAGGATGAAATTAAG GTAAACCAACTAGACTCTCCTTTCACTAATTCCTACTCCCTTCCGTATCAACAGCGTGCAACCCAGCTGGTGTGGGAGAGGATGAAACTACTCATTGAACCTACAGCTGGTGTTGGTGTGGCTGCTGTGCTGTCTCAACATTTTCAAACTGTTTCCCCAGAAGTGAAGAACATTTGTATTGTGCTCAGTGGTGGAAATGTAGACTTAACCTCCTGCATAACTTGGGTGAAGCAGGCTGAAAGGCCAGCTTCTTATCAGTCTGTTTCTGTTtaa
- the SRR gene encoding serine racemase isoform X7: MCAQYCISFADVEKAHINIRDSIHLTPVLTSSILNQLTGRNLFFKCELFQKTGSFKIRGALNAVRSLVPDALERKPKAVVTHSSGNHGQALTYAAKLEGIPAYIVVPQTAPDCKKLAIQAYGASIVYCEPSDESRENVAKRVTEETEGIMVHPNQEPAVIAGQGTIALEVLNQVPLVDALVVPVGGGGMVAGIAITIKALKPSVKVYAAEPSNADDCYQSKLKGKLMPNLYPPETIADGVKSSIGLNTWPIIRDLVDDIFTVTEDEIKVNQLDSPFTNSYSLPYQQRATQLVWERMKLLIEPTAGVGVAAVLSQHFQTVSPEVKNICIVLSGGNVDLTSCITWVKQAERPASYQSVSV; the protein is encoded by the exons ATGTGTGCTCAGTACTGCATCTCCTTTGCTGATGTTGAAAAAGCTCATATCAACATTCGAGATTCTATCCACCTCACACCAGTGCTAACAAGCTCCATTTTGAATCAACTAACAGGGCGCAATCTTTTCTTCAAATGTgaactcttccagaaaacaggATCTTTTAAG ATTCGTGGTGCTCTCAATGCCGTCAGAAGCTTGGTTCCTGATGCTTTAGAAAGGAAGCCGAAAGCTGTTGTTACTCACAGCAGTGGAAACCATGGCCAGGCTCTCACCTATGCTGCCAAATTGGAAG GAATTCCTGCTTATATTGTGGTGCCCCAGACAGCTCCAGACTGTAAAAAACTTGCAATACAAGCCTACGGAGCGTCAATTGTATACTGTGAACCTAGTGATGAG TCCAGAGAAAATGTTGCAAAAAGAGTTACAGAAGAAACAGAAGGCATCATGGTACATCCCAACCAGGAGCCTGCAGTGATAGCTGGACAAGGGACAATTGCCCTGGAAGTGCTGAACCAG GTTCCTTTGGTGGATGCACTGGTGGTACCTGTAGGTGGAGGAGGAATGGTTGCTGGAATAGCAATTACAATTAAG GCTCTGAAACCTAGTGTGAAGGTATATGCTGCTGAACCCTCGAATGCAGATGATTGCTACCAGTCCAAGCTGAAGGGGAAACTGATGCCCAATCTTTATCCTCCAGAAACCATAGCAGATGGTGTCAAATCCAGCATTGGCTTGAACACCTGGCCTATTATCAGGGACCTTGTGGATGATATCTTCACTGTCACCGAGGATGAAATTAAG GTAAACCAACTAGACTCTCCTTTCACTAATTCCTACTCCCTTCCGTATCAACAGCGTGCAACCCAGCTGGTGTGGGAGAGGATGAAACTACTCATTGAACCTACAGCTGGTGTTGGTGTGGCTGCTGTGCTGTCTCAACATTTTCAAACTGTTTCCCCAGAAGTGAAGAACATTTGTATTGTGCTCAGTGGTGGAAATGTAGACTTAACCTCCTGCATAACTTGGGTGAAGCAGGCTGAAAGGCCAGCTTCTTATCAGTCTGTTTCTGTTtaa
- the SRR gene encoding serine racemase isoform X12, giving the protein MCAQYCISFADVEKAHINIRDSIHLTPVLTSSILNQLTGRNLFFKCELFQKTGSFKIRGALNAVRSLVPDALERKPKAVVTHSSGNHGQALTYAAKLEGIPAYIVVPQTAPDCKKLAIQAYGASIVYCEPSDESRENVAKRVTEETEGIMVHPNQEPAVIAGQGTIALEVLNQVPLVDALVVPVGGGGMVAGIAITIKALKPSVKVYAAEPSNADDCYQSKLKGKLMPNLYPPETIADGVKSSIGLNTWPIIRDLVDDIFTVTEDEIKRPGMVAHPYKSQHFGRPRHVDHLRSRV; this is encoded by the exons ATGTGTGCTCAGTACTGCATCTCCTTTGCTGATGTTGAAAAAGCTCATATCAACATTCGAGATTCTATCCACCTCACACCAGTGCTAACAAGCTCCATTTTGAATCAACTAACAGGGCGCAATCTTTTCTTCAAATGTgaactcttccagaaaacaggATCTTTTAAG ATTCGTGGTGCTCTCAATGCCGTCAGAAGCTTGGTTCCTGATGCTTTAGAAAGGAAGCCGAAAGCTGTTGTTACTCACAGCAGTGGAAACCATGGCCAGGCTCTCACCTATGCTGCCAAATTGGAAG GAATTCCTGCTTATATTGTGGTGCCCCAGACAGCTCCAGACTGTAAAAAACTTGCAATACAAGCCTACGGAGCGTCAATTGTATACTGTGAACCTAGTGATGAG TCCAGAGAAAATGTTGCAAAAAGAGTTACAGAAGAAACAGAAGGCATCATGGTACATCCCAACCAGGAGCCTGCAGTGATAGCTGGACAAGGGACAATTGCCCTGGAAGTGCTGAACCAG GTTCCTTTGGTGGATGCACTGGTGGTACCTGTAGGTGGAGGAGGAATGGTTGCTGGAATAGCAATTACAATTAAG GCTCTGAAACCTAGTGTGAAGGTATATGCTGCTGAACCCTCGAATGCAGATGATTGCTACCAGTCCAAGCTGAAGGGGAAACTGATGCCCAATCTTTATCCTCCAGAAACCATAGCAGATGGTGTCAAATCCAGCATTGGCTTGAACACCTGGCCTATTATCAGGGACCTTGTGGATGATATCTTCACTGTCACCGAGGATGAAATTAAG
- the SRR gene encoding serine racemase isoform X9 produces the protein MCAQYCISFADVEKAHINIRDSIHLTPVLTSSILNQLTGRNLFFKCELFQKTGSFKIRGALNAVRSLVPDALERKPKAVVTHSSGNHGQALTYAAKLEGIPAYIVVPQTAPDCKKLAIQAYGASIVYCEPSDESRENVAKRVTEETEGIMVHPNQEPAVIAGQGTIALEVLNQVPLVDALVVPVGGGGMVAGIAITIKALKPSVKVYAAEPSNADDCYQSKLKGKLMPNLYPPETIADGVKSSIGLNTWPIIRDLVDDIFTVTEDEIKRATQLVWERMKLLIEPTAGVGVAAVLSQHFQTVSPEVKNICIVLSGGNVDLTSCITWVKQAERPASYQSVSV, from the exons ATGTGTGCTCAGTACTGCATCTCCTTTGCTGATGTTGAAAAAGCTCATATCAACATTCGAGATTCTATCCACCTCACACCAGTGCTAACAAGCTCCATTTTGAATCAACTAACAGGGCGCAATCTTTTCTTCAAATGTgaactcttccagaaaacaggATCTTTTAAG ATTCGTGGTGCTCTCAATGCCGTCAGAAGCTTGGTTCCTGATGCTTTAGAAAGGAAGCCGAAAGCTGTTGTTACTCACAGCAGTGGAAACCATGGCCAGGCTCTCACCTATGCTGCCAAATTGGAAG GAATTCCTGCTTATATTGTGGTGCCCCAGACAGCTCCAGACTGTAAAAAACTTGCAATACAAGCCTACGGAGCGTCAATTGTATACTGTGAACCTAGTGATGAG TCCAGAGAAAATGTTGCAAAAAGAGTTACAGAAGAAACAGAAGGCATCATGGTACATCCCAACCAGGAGCCTGCAGTGATAGCTGGACAAGGGACAATTGCCCTGGAAGTGCTGAACCAG GTTCCTTTGGTGGATGCACTGGTGGTACCTGTAGGTGGAGGAGGAATGGTTGCTGGAATAGCAATTACAATTAAG GCTCTGAAACCTAGTGTGAAGGTATATGCTGCTGAACCCTCGAATGCAGATGATTGCTACCAGTCCAAGCTGAAGGGGAAACTGATGCCCAATCTTTATCCTCCAGAAACCATAGCAGATGGTGTCAAATCCAGCATTGGCTTGAACACCTGGCCTATTATCAGGGACCTTGTGGATGATATCTTCACTGTCACCGAGGATGAAATTAAG CGTGCAACCCAGCTGGTGTGGGAGAGGATGAAACTACTCATTGAACCTACAGCTGGTGTTGGTGTGGCTGCTGTGCTGTCTCAACATTTTCAAACTGTTTCCCCAGAAGTGAAGAACATTTGTATTGTGCTCAGTGGTGGAAATGTAGACTTAACCTCCTGCATAACTTGGGTGAAGCAGGCTGAAAGGCCAGCTTCTTATCAGTCTGTTTCTGTTtaa